Genomic segment of Mucilaginibacter sabulilitoris:
AACAATTAACGCTTATAATTTTTAGTATAATACACCAAAATCATTAACCTATGTTACGTATCAAACCGCACATCTGGTTCGCCCAGGACAAAGCCAAAGAAGCAGCCGAATTTTATTCGACCGTAATGCCTGATTCTACTGTTGATTACGCCGGCCATTTTCCTACGGGCGATGGCGAATGCGAAACTGTTGAATTTACAGTTGCCGGTCAGCCCTTCCTGGGTATCAGTGCCGGGCATCATATGGAAATTAACCCGTCCATTTCTTTTATGGTCCATTTTGATGCTGCCGAACGCATCGACGAAGCCTGGGGCAAGCTGATAGAGAACGGCAAAGTGATGATGCCGCTTGACCGCTACCCGTTCAGTGAACGTTATGGCTGGGTGGCTGATAAGTACGGTGTATCATGGCAGCTGATGCTCGCTAATCCTGATAACGGGGAAAGACCGGTCATTATGCCATCGATGCTATTTACACCACCAATGGCCGGTAAGGCCAACGAAGCCGTAGACTTTTATACTTCGGTTTTCAAAGACGGAAAGCGCGGAACTACGGCTACGCGCCAGGAAGATATGGGTCCTGATAAAACAGGTACGCTACTATATGGCGATTTTTATATTGACCAAACCTGGCTGGCGGCTATGGACAGCGCCCATCAGCACGGATTTAATTTTAACGATGCAATATCGCTGCTGGTCCCTTGTGAAACACAGGAAGAGATTGACTATTATTGGTCGGCACTTTCAGCTGATGGTAAGCCCGGACAATGCGGCTGGTTAAAAGATAAGTTTGGGGTATCATGGCAGGTGACCTCCACTATAGTGCCTGAGACACTGAAAAGTGGCAGCCCTGAACAGATCAGCCGGGTAACGCAAGCCTTTTTCCAAATGCAGAAAGTAGATGTGGCGGCTTTGCAGCAAGCCTATGACGGTCAATAAATTTTTCATTTCTGCCTGTGGTCGGCGTTATCACCGCACTTTATAGTTTTAATCAGGAAGCCCACGATGTCGCAAAGTCCCGCCTTGTGGTATCGTGGGCTTAGGTTTTTCTTAGCAAAGAAATAATAGAAATTAAATATAACAT
This window contains:
- a CDS encoding VOC family protein, yielding MLRIKPHIWFAQDKAKEAAEFYSTVMPDSTVDYAGHFPTGDGECETVEFTVAGQPFLGISAGHHMEINPSISFMVHFDAAERIDEAWGKLIENGKVMMPLDRYPFSERYGWVADKYGVSWQLMLANPDNGERPVIMPSMLFTPPMAGKANEAVDFYTSVFKDGKRGTTATRQEDMGPDKTGTLLYGDFYIDQTWLAAMDSAHQHGFNFNDAISLLVPCETQEEIDYYWSALSADGKPGQCGWLKDKFGVSWQVTSTIVPETLKSGSPEQISRVTQAFFQMQKVDVAALQQAYDGQ